One Williamsia phyllosphaerae genomic window, CAACGGCGCCTACGGCATCGAGTCCGCGGCGCGGACCTACTTCAACAAGTCGGCCAAGGATCTCGACGTCCCGCAGTCGGCGATGTTGGCGGGCATGGTGCAGTCGAGTTCGGCACTCAATCCCTACACGAACGTCTCGGGTGTCACCGATCGGCGAAACCTCGTGCTGGACACGATGATCGCGAACTTCCCGAACCGTGCCGCCGAGTTCGCTGCCGACAAGTCCAAGCCGCTCGGCGTGCTGCCGCAACCACAGTCGCTGCCGCAGGGCTGTATCTCGGCCGGCGACAACGGGTTCTTCTGTGACTACGCGCTGCAGTTCCTCGCCGAGAACGGGCTCAACCGCGACGCGGTGCTGCGTGGCGGCTACACGATCCGCACCACTCTCGACCCCCAGGTCCAGGCGTCGACGAAAACGGCCGTGCAGGCAGTGGCCAGCCCGCAGCTCACCGGAATCGCCAACGTGATGAACGTGATCAAGCCCGGTCAGCAGAGCCACGACCTCCTCGCGATGACCTCGAGCCGCGACTACGGGCTCGATCAGCGTCGCGATCAGACCGTGCAACCGCAGCCGTACTCGATGGTCGGCGACGGCGCAGGATCGATCTTCAAGATCTTCACCGTGGCCGCGGCGATGCAGAAGGGCCTCGGATCGTCGGCATCCCTCGACGTCCCGTCGACCTACCAGGCCAAGGGGATGGGCTCGAGCGGCGGCGTCAACGGTTGCCCGGAGAACACCTACTGCGTCAAGAACGACGGCCGGTACCCCCGGACCATGTCGATCACCAATGCCCTTGCGCAGTCACCCAACACCGCGTTCGTCAAGCTGCTCAACGAGGTCGGCGTGCCGTCCGCGGTCGACATGGCCGTCAAGCTCGGCATGCGTTCATACGCCCAGCCCGGCACCTCGGGGCAGGGCGATCTGAGCCTGGCCGACTACGTCAAGCAGGGCAACTTCGGTTCGTTCACGTTGGGACCCAACGCGATCAACCCGCTGGAGTTGTCGAACGTGGCCGCGACCCTGGCGTCGCACGGCACCTGGTGCCCGCCCAACCCGATCAAGTCCATCACCCAGAAGAAGCGGGACCGCAACGGCAACACGGTGATCGGCGCCAACGGCGAGCCGGAGGTCACCGCGGTGGCGTTCACGCCGCCCGCGTGCGAGCAGGTGGTCGAGCCGGGTCTGGCCGACACCCTGGCCAACGCGATGTCCGCCGACGACCGTGGGGGCGGAACCTCGGCGGGCGCGGCGGCGTCGGCCGGATGGACCCTGCCGCTGGCGGGTAAGACCGGTACCACCGAGGCGCACCGCTCCTCGGCGTTCCTCGGATTCACCAACAACTTCGCCGGCGCCACCTACATCTACGGCGACACCACGAGCCCCGAGGACATCTGCTCCTCGCCGCTGCGCCAGTGCTACGGCGGCGACCTGTACGGCGGTTTCGAGCCCGCCCGTACCTGGTACAACGCGATCCTCCCGGTGGCGAACAAGTTCGGTCCCACCTCGCTACCCCCGACGGACCCGAAGTACGTCGAGGGCAGCCAGAACGGTCGGGTCCCCGACGTGAGCGGGTTGTCGGCGAGTTCGGCGACCGCGCGTCTGCAGGAGAACGGCTTCAAGGTCGAGCAGTCCACCACGACCAGCGCGCAGTCGGCGGGCACCGTGGTCTCGACGAGCCCGTCCGGTACAGCGGTCCCCGGTACCACGGTCACGATTTTCGTCAGTGACGGTCAGGGCCGGGTGGCGACGCCGGAGCGTGGTCCGCGCCTGCCCCCGACGACGATCACGATCCCCGGTATCGGACCAATCGTGATCCCCGGGTCGCCCTGACCCGGATCGGCTACTGCAGCGCCGAGCGGACGGCCGTCGACAGACGTTTGCCGTCCGCTCCGCCTGCGGCCCGCTCGGTCACGATCTTCATGACCTGACCCATCTGCTTCATCGCGGGCGGCTCACCGAGATCGACGGTCACCTGCGCTATCGCGTCCGCGACCAGCGCGTCCACCCCGGCGTCGTCGAGAGGCGCAGGCAGGTAGCGGGAGATGATGGCCGCCTCGGCCCGCTCCTTGTCGGCGAGCTCGCTGCGGTTGTTCTCGTCGAAGATCGAGGCGGACTCGGCCCGCTTCTTGTTCTCCCGCATCAGCAGCGAGGTGACCTGCTCGTCGGTCAGCGTGTGGGCCGCCGACCCGGAGACCTCCTCGGCTCCGATCGCGGCGATGACCATGCGCAGCGTCGCGACGGTCTCGGTGTCACGGGCCTTCATCGCTGTCGTCAGGTCGGTGCGGATGCGGGCTTTGAGAGCTGAGTCGTCGGTCATGAGGCCACGGTAGTGCCCGCCCACGGATGACCTCACACCATTTTCTGTGCCGGGTCCGCAGGTACTTCGGGTACCCACCGGGTCCGCCATCGGTATCCTGACCAGATGGCTGACGTCGACATCAAGCGAATCCGTGACGCACTGGCCGGATCTCACCGCCCTGCGGCCACTCCGCAGGCAACCGTGGCGCGGGTTGCCGCTGCGTCCGCCGGTGCCGCCGTGGCGGGGGTCGCCTACGCGACCCTCATCGAGCGCAACGCCTTCACGCTGCGCCACAAGACGATGTCGGTGCTCGAGCCCGGCGCCGGCACCCTGCGGGTTCTGCACATCAGCGATCTGCACATGTTGCCCGGTCAGCGCCTCAAGCAGGCCTGGGTGTCTGAGCTGGAGTCGCTCGAACCCGACCTCGTCGTCAACACCGGCGACAACCTGGCCCACCCCAACGCCGTCCCGTCGGTGATCCAGTCGCTCGGTGGGTTGCTGTCACGGCCGGGGCTGTTCATCTTCGGGTCGAACGACTACTTCGGTCCGACGCCCAAGAACCCGTTGAAATACTTCAACAAGAACCACAAGCGCGTCCACGGCGAGCCGCTGCCGTGGCAGGACCTGCGCGCGGCGTTCACCGAGCGCGGCTGGCTCGACGCGACGCACACGGTGCGCGAGCTCGAGGTGGCAGGGGTGCGGGTGGCCGCGGCCGGAGTCGACGATCCGCACCTGCAGCGCGACCGCTACGAGACCGTCGAGGGGCGCCCCAATCCCCTCGCCCACCTTCGGCTGGGACTGACGCACTCGCCGGAGCCGCGCGTGCTCGACAAGTTCGCCGCCGACGGCTACGACCTGGTGATGGCCGGACACACCCATGGCGGTCAGCTCTGCGTCCCCGGTTTCGGTGCGCTGGTGACGAACTGCGACATCGACCGGTCGCGGGTCAAGGGCGCCTCGAACTGGGGCTCGACGATGAAGCTGCACGTCAGCGCCGGCCTGGGCACCTCACCGTATGCGCCCTACCGTTTCTGCTGCCGTCCCGAGGCCACGCTTCTCACGCTGACGCCGGTGTCGCACGGCGACGCCGAGTACGACGAGGAGCAGTCGTTGCCACCGCTGACCGCGGGCCAGCGCCACTGAGTTTGCTGGTCAGCGTGCGTGCTGCGGCACGTGGCCTTCGCGTGCGTGCGCCGGAACGTGTGTCGTCTCGGTGATGCCCCACTCCTCGTCGAGGAACTCCTCGGCGGTGTCCTGGGTAGTGCGTCCACGACGGATCGCGATCACGTAGAACGCGGCTCCGACGATCAGCCACGCGAGCAACACCGCCGTCGCGTGACCCGTGGAATGGCCGTCGAAGAACACGACATTGCGCAGCAGCGTGCCGGTCGCGCCCGGCGGCAGATACTGACCGATCGCACCCCACGGTTGCGGGAGCAGGCTGGGCGAGCTGGTCAGTCCCGACAGCGGGTTCCCGAGGACGATCAGCGCGAGTCCTGCGATTCCGAGGCCGGCTGCACCGAGCAGGGTGCGGAGTCCGATGACGCCGAAAGCCGTTGCCGCGATGCCCAACATCGCCGCACCCGCCGCCGGCCAGAATTGACCGTCGAATGTTCCCAGGACGAACCGCAGGATGGTGGTCAGTGCCAGGCCGCCGACGACCGCAAACGCCAGCGTCGACGCGATCAGCGTCCGCGGGTCTCGCAGCACCATCATCATCACCAATGCACCGATCCACCCGCCGAGTGCGAGTGGCAGCGCCCCGGCCGCGAGCCCGGCGCCGCGAGGGTCACCGCTGCCGAACCCGCGGACGTCGACGGTCGTACTGGTCGTGTTCTGCGAGGACGCGACCTGTGCGCCGACGCCCTCGATGAGGGTTGCGACCGACGTGCTGCCCGCGGTGGTCACCATCGTCGTGACGCCCATCCTGCCGACGATCAGGGCACCGTCGAGGTCACGGGATCGGATCTGCGATCGCGCGGCGTCGGCGGATGAGGGATACGACACCTCGAAGGCACCGGGCTGTCGGGTGTCCAGCGATCGGGCGATCTGCTGCGACGTGCTGGGGGTGGCGACCACACCGAGCCGCAGGTCATGGGGCTTGGAGTGCACACCGGGAAGTGCAAAGGCCAGGAGCAGCAGCGACAGCGCGGCGGTCAGTCCGAGCACGACCGCCACCTGGCGGAGCGGCTGGCGGGTGGGCGAGTCGGCCATCATGGCTCCTTTAAGATACGGATAGTGTCTTGACGTCAAAATGCTAGATTGCTCCGACGAGATACGCAACGTTTCTTATCGACCGGCAGGGACACGACATGACAGCGACGCGGCGGCGTGGCGCCGAACTGGACGACGCCATCTACCGGGCCGTGTTCGACGAACTGGTCGACCACGGATACGTCGGACTCACCTTCGAGGGCGTCGCCCGTCGCGCACAGACCAGCAAGCCCGTGCTCTATCGGCGGTGGCCCAATCGGCTCGACATGGTGGTGGCCGCGCTGACCAGCGCGAGCGACGACGTCATCCAGGCGGCCGACACCGGCTCTCTCGCAGGCGATGTGGAGGCCACCCTGCGGCTCGTCCTCGATCGGCTCGAGTCCATGGGGCGGTCCATCGCACTGGGAGTGCTCGCCGACGCCGCCGCATCCCCGGGCACCGGAACCCTGCGGATCCTGCAGACCAAGGGCGTCGCGCTCAGCGATGCGATGCTCGACCGAGCCCGCACTCGAGGCGAGATCGGGCCGGCGCCGCTACCGGAACGCGTCCGCTCGCTGCCGTTCGACATGGCGCGCTACGAGTTCCTGGTCAACGGCGATCTCACGGCCGACGCCATCCACGACATCGTCACCACGGTGTTCTGTCCGCTGGTCACGCTTCTCGCAGGGGGCTCTGACCAGCCGATTTAATACCGATTGCGGTGTGGATGTAGGCTGAACGAGGCTGTTCGCGAGAGAGTGCGACGCGGACGGAAGCCACGGGGTGTGGCGCAGCTTGGTAGCGTGCTTCGTTCGGGACGAAGAGGTCGTGGGTTCGAATCCCGCCACCCCGACGTGTTGGTTGAGACACAGAAGAGGCCCTGACCAGGGGAAACCCGGTCGGGGCTTCCTCGTTTCCGGGGTCGCGCCAGATCTCCGCCAGTCCGCACAGTCCGCAGGAGAAAAACTCCGCCCGGGTTTCGGGGCGATTTTGAGGCTCGGTGGGCGGTTGGTCGTCATGGCCGAGTGTTGAACACCGTTGACGGCGTGAGCTTCCGCGCCGGTGACTGCTGTGCATTCTTCGCGTCCACCTAAGAGGTCACGCCGGCTGGGAATCACGCACGGACGAAGCGATTCGTGATCGCCGACCAACATCTATGACGGGCAAGTTTTGACCGAGAGAACTCACCGATCACGCCGTCCATACGGTGCAAGCGAAACATTTATTGTTCGACAATCAGACTGTCGGTCAATGGTCTACTCTCCGAACCAGCGAACGTCCTCTTAGGCGTTCCCTAAAAAGGAGAAATGCCGTGCCAGAGGGTCACGAACAGCTGTCCGACGACGAAAAGCACCTCGCATCGCTCGGGTACACCCAGGAGCTGAACCGCTCCTGGTCGAGCTTCAGCAACTTCGCCATCTCGTTCTCGATCATCTCGATCCTGGCGGGCTGCTTCACCTCGTTCGGCCTCGGCTGGAACAACGGCGGGCCCGCCGCCATCGCGTGGGGCTGGCCCATCGTGTCGGTATTCATCCTCATCATCGGACTGTGCATGTCCGAACTTGTGTCAGCCTTCCCCACCTCCGGCGGCATCTACTGGTGGGCAAGCAAACTCGGAGGCGCCAAGGCGGGCTTCTACACCGGCTGGCTGAACCTGATCGGCCTCATCGCCATCCTCGCGTCGACGGCCTACGGCGCGGCGACGTTCCTCGACCTCACCCTCAGCACGTTCAGCGAGACGTGGCTGGCCGGTTACAGCCTGACGAGGGTCTTCGTCCTCTTTCTGGTGATCCTGGCGATGTCGGCGATCATCAACATCTTCTCTTCGCACCTGCTGGCTGTCATCAACAACATCTCGGTCTGGTGGCACGTGGCGGGCGCAGCCCTCGTCATCGCCATCCTCATCGTGGTGCCCAAGCATCACGCCAGCGTGTCCGACGTCTTCGCCAAGACCATCAACAACACCGGCATGTTCAGTGGTGCCACGTCCGGGGTCGGTTGGCTGATCTTCGTGCTGCCGATCTCGGCGATCCTCACCCAGTACACGATCACCGGCTACGACGCGTCCGCGCACATATCCGAGGAAACCAAGGGCGCGGCCGACGGCGCAGCCAAAGGCATTTGGCGGGCCATCGTCTACTCCGCCATCGGCGGCTGGATTTTGTTGCTCACCTTCCTGTTCGCGGTGAACGATTCGAACGCGGTGTCAGCAGGTGGCGGTGCGGTAGCGGTGATCCTTAGCCAGGCGATGAGCTCGCCGTGGGTGGGCGTCGTGTTGCTGATCTCGACGGCCGGTCAGCTGTTCTGCCTCACTGCCGTCCAGACCAGTAGTTCGCGGATGCTGTTCGCGTTCAGCCGCGACCGCGCGGTGCCTGGTCACCAGCTGTGGTCGAAGGTCAGCAAGAACAAGATTCCCGCCAACGGCGTGATCGTCACCGCCGCGATCGCGGCGATCATCACGTTGCCGGCGCTGGTGGAAGTCGACATCAACGGCGCACCCGTCCCGGTCGCATTCTTCGCCGTGGCCTCCATCGGCGTCGTCGGCCTGTACCTGTGCTTCGCGGTGCCGATCTACTTCCGCTGGAAGGCCGGTGACTCGTTCCCGGTCGGCAAGTGGAATCTGCGCGGTCACCACAGGTGGATGGCACCCGTCGCGCTCGTCGAGATCATCGTCACCTCGATCATCGCCATGTTCCCGACGTCGTTGGGTGGCATGCCGTGGGACGCGAGCTTTGAGTGGAAGTTCGTCAACTACACCCCGCTACTCGTCGGCGGCGTGCTGATCCTGCTGTTCGTCTACTGGCACGTGTCGGTGAAGAAGTGGTTCACCGGACCCATCAAGCAGGTGTCAACCGTCGCCGAGGAACTCGACCTCATGTAGCCACACATTGTCTAACAATTGACAGCCGGACAATATAGGCTCAGAATCCTTGTGCGGCTCACCACCGAATGGCGTGCAGCGCTGGAGCGAGAAGCTGGGTTCACCGACGACGGTGCCCGGGGTTCGGTGAGCGAGTGACGGCGTCGCGACACGGCGCGACAGATGCACGATGTGGTGCTTGAATCCATTTGACGGACAGCACTCGAGGAGTGCCATGACTGATCTTTACACGCGAGTGCTCACCGATGTGTCCTACGCGGCGGGTTCCTCCGGCCTGGCCGGAGCCGGGGAAGACGTTTTGACGCTTCTACAAGAGGGCACACACCACGAGGCTGCAGCATTGTTGGCCTGGGACCGTCTAGAGCAGCGGCATCGCCCGATTGCCAGCGCGGGCTACCGCCCAGAAACTTTGGAGTTCCTTGGCGACCCGTATTTCGCATCGGACGAGAACCGTGTGCTGAAGGTGGCGCGGGGGCCGGTGAGAACCGATGATCTGCCGCATTACCGCGATACCCCCACGTTTCGTGAGGTGATGGCTCCGGCGGGGTTCCAGGACGGAATGACGAGCCGTCTGTACCGCGACGACGGAACTTATGCGGGGATGTTTCACGTCTCAGCCGGGGCTGCCGGCACCTTCGACCACCGAGCGAAGGATCTCGTCGCGGCGTTGACGACGGTGCTTTCCCGCCTCACCGTCGCCACCTCACCGCCGTCTCTACTGCCCCCAGCACCTGAAGGCGCCATGGTCGGCGTCGTCGACCGTTTCGGACAAGTGAGGTCGGTCGATGGCTTTCGAGTTCCCGACGCGCTGGTAGACCCCCACTTCGGCGTGGTCGTCGCCCGGTTCCTGCGCTCGTTGAACCCTGCCCTGGTGGGCCTGTGGCCCACCGACCACAGGTGGTCGGCAGTGACGTTGACGCGCATCGTCGACCGCGGCTTGCACGAGGCCGCTCTGGTTCAGCAGGTCGTGGTAGACCCCATTCCTCATGGCCTGTCCAACAGAGAGCTCGACATCCTGTCGGCAATGGCGTCCGGGCATTCCAATCGTGAGATCGCCGTCCTACGGTCGATTTCGGTGCGGACGGTGACATCGCACGTAGAGAGCATCCTGCGCAAGATGAATGTCGGCTCACGCGCGAGCGCCGTGGTGGCCGCCACGCAGCAGAGGTTGCTGCGCGTGGACTGCGCTCAGTCGATGATCTGATCCAGGGGGCGCCCGAGGACGTTGCCGGTGACACTGGCGACGTCGTCGTATCCGCTGTGCGACAGCGCAGCGGTCAGCCAATCGATCCGACCGAGAAGAACCCGACCGCCGGTATTGACGCACGGATGCGTCGGCCATACGGTGATTGTCGGATTGACGGACAATCCGCCCGCCTGCCCTCCTCGCTCGGGCGGACCGCGGTCTGACAGCGGTTGCGAGATCGATTTCTCGACACGGCTGCACGACTTTGCAGCCGTCGTGCCGAAAGGAAGACCGTATGACACACATCGCCGTCATCGCCGACGACTACACGGGCGGTACCGACGCCGCAGCAGCTCTGCGCCGCAGTGGACTTCGCGTCGTCATGCTCTTCGGCGTCCCGGCCCCGGGGAGCACCCTGCAGAACTGCGATGCGGTCGTGGTCGGAATCAAATTTCGTAGCATCGCGCGCGCGGAGGCGTGCGAGTACGTCGAGCGAACGGTCGCCTGGCTCCGTGAGAACGGCGTCAACCGGTACTTCTACAAGTACTGTTCGACCTTCGACTCCACACCGGAGGGCAACATCGGTCCGGTATGTGACCTCCTTCTGACACTCACCGGCGCTCGATACACGATCGTCTGTCCAGCCACGCCGCTACACCTGCGCACCACGTACCTGGGACACCTCTTCGTCGACGACACGTTGCTCAGCGAGTCGTCCATGCGGACTCATCCGCTGACACCGATGACGGACTCGAACCTGGTGCGATGGCTGTCGCTGCAGACCGAATCCATGGTGGGGTCGGTGCCGCTCAACGTGGTGCGCGCCGGCCACGAGGCGGTGATCGAACGTGTGAACGGACTGGTCGACCAGGGTGTTCGGCACATAGTCGCAGATGCCACCAACGATTCCGATCTTGACTCCATTGCCGCTGGGCACGAGTCGGCCGTCCTCAGTGGCGGTGCAGGCCTGGTGGAGGCAGTGGGACGAAACCTGGGCGCGTCTCTTCCCGCGGACGAGCATCCGATGGGCAGCCGCGATGCACCTGACGCCTCGAGTGGGACTCTGGTGCTCGCCGGAAGCTGTTCGGAGGCAACCCTGGAGCAGGTACGGCGGGCGCGACTGACCATGCCGGCCTTGCGGCTGGATCCAGGCGACATCCCCGATGCAGACACTCTCGTCGACACAGCCGTCGCGTGGAACGAGGCGCAGGACCAGACCCGCCCGCGGTTGATCTACACCTCCGCTGCTGCCGAGGAGAGGCGCCGGGGTGCGATGGCCATGGGGCCCGACACCCCGCAGATTCTCGAGCATGTACTCGCCCGGATCGCCTCGAGGGCGGTCGAGCAGGGCGCGCGCCGAATCGTCGTCGCGGGTGGCGAGACGTCGGGAGCCGTAGTGGCTGAACTCGGCGTGCAGCAGGTCCTCGTCGGCGCGGAGGCTGCGCCCGGTGTCCCCTGGTGCACGACGGTGTCGGGCGATCCGATCTCGCTCCTGCTCAAGTCCGGCAACTTCGGCGATCCCGACTTCCTCGCGAAATCCGCGTCCGCGTGATGGACACGATGGCAGCGGAGCGAACCGCCATTGTCCGTCATGGGGCGTCGCTGTTCGACCGTCGGCTGACAGCGGGACGAACCGGCAACATCAGCGTGCGGGTGGGCGATCGGATCCTGATCACGCCAACCGGAACCTCGTTGGGTGGCCTGATACCTGGCGAACTGGCACTTCTCGATCTGAACGGTGTGCACCTGGACGGATCCAAACCCTCCAAGGAATGGCCGATCCACGTCGAAACCTACCGCGCCCGACCCGATTCGCGTGCCGTCGTCCACCTGCACAGCTCACATGCGGCAGCTGTGTCCTGCCTGGCCGGGCTCGACGTCGCGGACTGCCTGCCCCCGTTGACCGCTTATCACGTGATGCGGGTCGGACGGGTACCTCTCATCCC contains:
- the otnK gene encoding 3-oxo-tetronate kinase yields the protein MTHIAVIADDYTGGTDAAAALRRSGLRVVMLFGVPAPGSTLQNCDAVVVGIKFRSIARAEACEYVERTVAWLRENGVNRYFYKYCSTFDSTPEGNIGPVCDLLLTLTGARYTIVCPATPLHLRTTYLGHLFVDDTLLSESSMRTHPLTPMTDSNLVRWLSLQTESMVGSVPLNVVRAGHEAVIERVNGLVDQGVRHIVADATNDSDLDSIAAGHESAVLSGGAGLVEAVGRNLGASLPADEHPMGSRDAPDASSGTLVLAGSCSEATLEQVRRARLTMPALRLDPGDIPDADTLVDTAVAWNEAQDQTRPRLIYTSAAAEERRRGAMAMGPDTPQILEHVLARIASRAVEQGARRIVVAGGETSGAVVAELGVQQVLVGAEAAPGVPWCTTVSGDPISLLLKSGNFGDPDFLAKSASA
- a CDS encoding class II aldolase/adducin family protein; this translates as MDTMAAERTAIVRHGASLFDRRLTAGRTGNISVRVGDRILITPTGTSLGGLIPGELALLDLNGVHLDGSKPSKEWPIHVETYRARPDSRAVVHLHSSHAAAVSCLAGLDVADCLPPLTAYHVMRVGRVPLIPYIPPGDPALGQKVGHAMRAAHSVLLANHGSVLAGKTLADAVDAAEELEETARILLLVGDRPVSLVDHRR
- a CDS encoding ABC transporter permease — translated: MADSPTRQPLRQVAVVLGLTAALSLLLLAFALPGVHSKPHDLRLGVVATPSTSQQIARSLDTRQPGAFEVSYPSSADAARSQIRSRDLDGALIVGRMGVTTMVTTAGSTSVATLIEGVGAQVASSQNTTSTTVDVRGFGSGDPRGAGLAAGALPLALGGWIGALVMMMVLRDPRTLIASTLAFAVVGGLALTTILRFVLGTFDGQFWPAAGAAMLGIAATAFGVIGLRTLLGAAGLGIAGLALIVLGNPLSGLTSSPSLLPQPWGAIGQYLPPGATGTLLRNVVFFDGHSTGHATAVLLAWLIVGAAFYVIAIRRGRTTQDTAEEFLDEEWGITETTHVPAHAREGHVPQHAR
- a CDS encoding GatB/YqeY domain-containing protein — protein: MTDDSALKARIRTDLTTAMKARDTETVATLRMVIAAIGAEEVSGSAAHTLTDEQVTSLLMRENKKRAESASIFDENNRSELADKERAEAAIISRYLPAPLDDAGVDALVADAIAQVTVDLGEPPAMKQMGQVMKIVTERAAGGADGKRLSTAVRSALQ
- a CDS encoding helix-turn-helix transcriptional regulator: MTDLYTRVLTDVSYAAGSSGLAGAGEDVLTLLQEGTHHEAAALLAWDRLEQRHRPIASAGYRPETLEFLGDPYFASDENRVLKVARGPVRTDDLPHYRDTPTFREVMAPAGFQDGMTSRLYRDDGTYAGMFHVSAGAAGTFDHRAKDLVAALTTVLSRLTVATSPPSLLPPAPEGAMVGVVDRFGQVRSVDGFRVPDALVDPHFGVVVARFLRSLNPALVGLWPTDHRWSAVTLTRIVDRGLHEAALVQQVVVDPIPHGLSNRELDILSAMASGHSNREIAVLRSISVRTVTSHVESILRKMNVGSRASAVVAATQQRLLRVDCAQSMI
- a CDS encoding metallophosphoesterase codes for the protein MADVDIKRIRDALAGSHRPAATPQATVARVAAASAGAAVAGVAYATLIERNAFTLRHKTMSVLEPGAGTLRVLHISDLHMLPGQRLKQAWVSELESLEPDLVVNTGDNLAHPNAVPSVIQSLGGLLSRPGLFIFGSNDYFGPTPKNPLKYFNKNHKRVHGEPLPWQDLRAAFTERGWLDATHTVRELEVAGVRVAAAGVDDPHLQRDRYETVEGRPNPLAHLRLGLTHSPEPRVLDKFAADGYDLVMAGHTHGGQLCVPGFGALVTNCDIDRSRVKGASNWGSTMKLHVSAGLGTSPYAPYRFCCRPEATLLTLTPVSHGDAEYDEEQSLPPLTAGQRH
- a CDS encoding penicillin-binding protein, translated to MSDQTHRTPRSRALWVLLACCALAGVLVAALLFPAAGGFGLLTNKAATTVENSSSELLDGTVPEVTTMTDSTGKPMAYLYDQRRVQVDYDDISPDMIRAIISIEDKRFLEHDGVDWKGTIRAFLKNSSSGEVQQGASTLDQQYIKNYQLLVLARTEADREAAIATTPARKLREVRMALTLEQTLTEQIMRDKNIDKAAAKQEAKKEIVTRYLNIVPFGNGAYGIESAARTYFNKSAKDLDVPQSAMLAGMVQSSSALNPYTNVSGVTDRRNLVLDTMIANFPNRAAEFAADKSKPLGVLPQPQSLPQGCISAGDNGFFCDYALQFLAENGLNRDAVLRGGYTIRTTLDPQVQASTKTAVQAVASPQLTGIANVMNVIKPGQQSHDLLAMTSSRDYGLDQRRDQTVQPQPYSMVGDGAGSIFKIFTVAAAMQKGLGSSASLDVPSTYQAKGMGSSGGVNGCPENTYCVKNDGRYPRTMSITNALAQSPNTAFVKLLNEVGVPSAVDMAVKLGMRSYAQPGTSGQGDLSLADYVKQGNFGSFTLGPNAINPLELSNVAATLASHGTWCPPNPIKSITQKKRDRNGNTVIGANGEPEVTAVAFTPPACEQVVEPGLADTLANAMSADDRGGGTSAGAAASAGWTLPLAGKTGTTEAHRSSAFLGFTNNFAGATYIYGDTTSPEDICSSPLRQCYGGDLYGGFEPARTWYNAILPVANKFGPTSLPPTDPKYVEGSQNGRVPDVSGLSASSATARLQENGFKVEQSTTTSAQSAGTVVSTSPSGTAVPGTTVTIFVSDGQGRVATPERGPRLPPTTITIPGIGPIVIPGSP
- a CDS encoding amino acid permease, giving the protein MPEGHEQLSDDEKHLASLGYTQELNRSWSSFSNFAISFSIISILAGCFTSFGLGWNNGGPAAIAWGWPIVSVFILIIGLCMSELVSAFPTSGGIYWWASKLGGAKAGFYTGWLNLIGLIAILASTAYGAATFLDLTLSTFSETWLAGYSLTRVFVLFLVILAMSAIINIFSSHLLAVINNISVWWHVAGAALVIAILIVVPKHHASVSDVFAKTINNTGMFSGATSGVGWLIFVLPISAILTQYTITGYDASAHISEETKGAADGAAKGIWRAIVYSAIGGWILLLTFLFAVNDSNAVSAGGGAVAVILSQAMSSPWVGVVLLISTAGQLFCLTAVQTSSSRMLFAFSRDRAVPGHQLWSKVSKNKIPANGVIVTAAIAAIITLPALVEVDINGAPVPVAFFAVASIGVVGLYLCFAVPIYFRWKAGDSFPVGKWNLRGHHRWMAPVALVEIIVTSIIAMFPTSLGGMPWDASFEWKFVNYTPLLVGGVLILLFVYWHVSVKKWFTGPIKQVSTVAEELDLM
- a CDS encoding TetR/AcrR family transcriptional regulator — encoded protein: MTATRRRGAELDDAIYRAVFDELVDHGYVGLTFEGVARRAQTSKPVLYRRWPNRLDMVVAALTSASDDVIQAADTGSLAGDVEATLRLVLDRLESMGRSIALGVLADAAASPGTGTLRILQTKGVALSDAMLDRARTRGEIGPAPLPERVRSLPFDMARYEFLVNGDLTADAIHDIVTTVFCPLVTLLAGGSDQPI